A window from Actinomycetospora corticicola encodes these proteins:
- the soxR gene encoding redox-sensitive transcriptional activator SoxR: MTPGHGELSVGEVAQRSGVAVSALHFYEREGLISSRRTAGNQRRFRRDVLRRIAFIRIAQRVGVPLAQVRAALDELPDARTPTRADWERLSASWRAELDERIRSLEQLRDDFSGCIGCGCLSIDRCQLVNPGDTLGAAGPGARVLRR; this comes from the coding sequence ATGACCCCGGGCCACGGCGAGCTGTCGGTCGGGGAGGTCGCGCAGCGCAGCGGGGTCGCGGTGTCGGCCCTGCACTTCTACGAGCGCGAGGGCCTCATCTCGAGCCGCCGCACCGCCGGCAACCAGCGCCGGTTCCGCCGCGACGTGCTGCGCCGGATCGCCTTCATCCGGATCGCCCAGCGCGTGGGCGTCCCGCTGGCGCAGGTCCGGGCGGCCCTCGACGAGCTCCCCGACGCCCGCACCCCGACCCGCGCCGACTGGGAGCGGCTCTCCGCGTCCTGGCGGGCCGAGCTCGACGAGCGCATCCGCAGCCTCGAACAGCTCCGGGACGACTTCTCGGGGTGCATCGGGTGCGGGTGCCTGTCGATCGACCGGTGCCAGCTGGTGAACCCGGGCGACACGTTGGGGGCGGC